gatagatagatagatagatagatagatagatagatagatagatacgctcaaagtcgccgaagttcgctaaaaaatgcttcgcatttaaacccTATCTAAGCATTGTTTATTTGCAGTATAGTTCCTGAAATACATTATTGCACAGACGCATCCATCGAGGGAGCTTCACCGTTGCGTAGCTGTGGCAAGTTGACGtgttgaagggggggggggtgcaggagCTTCCTCCGGAAATCTGGCGCAACGCGTCACGCCTGCTGGTCCCACGCATTCATGGCCGGCTGCGTGAAAAgagacaaaagaagaaaaaaaaggaaagaacggCCGCTTGGCGAGGCTTGATGCGCTTTGCGACAGAGAATTGAAATGCGCGTGTACGCGTCGTCTGCACGCTGTGCGGAGAGCAGTAGGGCACGGACTGACGTCGTCACGCAACCTTGCCGGGAACACCGGCGTTTATTTAATGAATGCAACGAAGGAGGGGATTCCGCTTCTTGCTATTTTTCGTTATTTACTGAAGACGGGTTTGGTGGTCAAAGTGTGTGAAGGCATACGTTCGTCGTCTGCATGCGAGCAAGATATAGAGTGTAACGGCTAAGCTCGGGAAGAGCTGGTGTCACCCAGAGACCTACTCAGGATTGAATGAACGATCTTTAAGTAGCTTGTACACTTGGGCTCGCTGGTGGTACGTGATCCCTTTGTTGTTCAAATGAGGGGATCCACAAGTGAGATAGAACTTAAGTTAAACACAGCGCAGCACAAAATGTAGTAATTTAGATGATCATGAATATCATAAAGAAAGGCCAAGATAAGTTAACCCAATAGGTTTGCGAAGATATTGTTGCGAAAAAGATAGACCCAGAAGGCACAGACTTGGGGGATTATATATATGTAGAGCTAGTTAGTTGAACAGAGCTGCCAATAGGAAGAGCTCGCGTCAGTCTATCTGCTGTCGTCCTCTTCCTTGTCTTGCTGATCGCTATGCCAATGGTACGTAGTGTGACCTGCGGTGGTGGAAGCACCGTCCAGAAGGTTTAGTGGTCGTCCTCAGAAGCATATTCATAGATCTTGAGCCGTGCACGTGAACAACATCACTTGACTGAACTAATGTGACGGAGAGGTGGGAACAAGTTAACCGAGTCACGCTACGTACCGGTGGCATAGCGGTCAGGCATTACCTGCCGTAATGGACGGTGAGGTATTGTGTAACGTCAGAAGAGCTTTTCAGATAGGCCCACCCGACGATTGGAAGACCAGAGTAACACAAGGGCACCAGGAGCGAAACGTGCGTCGCAATGAGAAGCATCCTAACGACGTCGTTGCTTTCTCTGTGACGCCGTCAGGCGAGCACAGGCGAGCTGATAGGCATGATTGGCCGTGAAATAGCTTCACgagcatactcgctggtggacgacgTGCTTGAAATGATGGTGTCCAGGGGTAAAGTCGGCTTTCTTTCATACTGTaggtagaaaggtgaaaagcctGCTGTGTCGGGCTAAGACGAGGTCtacgcgaacgtcacgtagggtaaaGCAAGATCCCAGTCTTGATGGTCCAGTGACACATACAATGCAAGCAGGTCTGTAAGAATACAATTAAATCATTCCGTGTGGCCGTTGGTTTGCGTGTGGTTAGCTGTGATTATTTCTGCTGCCTGGAACaggaacgcagaatgtcggcgatgacttgggagaGAAATCTACGGCCACAATCTGTGAGCAGCTGTTTTTTCACACCATGAATCAATATGACGTCACCTAACAGGAAGTAAGTAACGTCGGTCGCACAAATCGCTGGCAGAGTTCGAGTAATAGCTCAGCGTTGTCGTTTTCACCAGCGACATCTATCCACGTGTGGCCTACTGTTCATTAGGGAAAAGGAACAAGCAGGCCTAACCCGATGTGATGAAATGGTACCATGGGTATGTCGATTGGTTgtagatggccagcgggtagcaacACTGGTGTTTTGCGACGTTGACATCGCTCACACGTGGTGACGTATTGGCGTAtaccgagcgagcaaggcctaGCCTGTTGAGAAGGCACCGCACGCACTCGTGCCTGCCAGATACGCCAAGGTGCCCTGCTCAGGGCGCATCATGGTGTTCAGCGAGGGCACTATGCCGTCAATTATTAGGCAGGAGAATAAGAAGGTCAGGCCCGTCAGGTTAAAAAATTACGGTGGTATAGGATGCCCGCTTGAAACACGAGGTGACGGACGGAGGCATCTGTTGGGGAAGACTCCATGCGGCTGATGATGTTGAGCAGCAGTCGAtactttctctcttcttttctaaTGTGAAGAAAGTCGGACACTGAGAAGATGGAGTGTACCGTGTTCGTGTCGGGGTAGGCAGGATCGTGGATGAAACaccgggagaggcaatcagcATCCTGGTGCAGGCGgccagatttgtacacgaccgagTTAGAAACTTCTTGCAGGTGCAAAGCCCCATGGCCAAGGGCCCTTAGGGATGTTTAAGAGGGTTCAACCACAGAGCTTGTGGTGGTCTGTAACTACCAAAAATGGTGTACCTATAGgtatggccgaaacttggcgacCGCACAAACGAGAACCAAGCACTCGTGCTCTTtgatagaataattgcgttcagacgaCCAATGACTGCGTATGTTCGTACAATGTTATGGGCATGTAAGCTGGAAGGGATTTTGCAAGGAGATGCATGATGCACAGCGAGATGTTCACTTCAATGCCGATATTTAGCAAAATAATTTCCGGTGTGCAGTAGGTGCCCGAAGCTTTCAGAATGGGAGCCTGCGCATGTCCATATCATCTGGTATGCGTTCCGTCTACAGACTAGTCAGTACACTTAACACATGCTGTTCAAGACTACGAGGTCCCCCTTGTGATACAAGCCAGTGTAAGGGACTGACTGACCCGAAGCCACATCAGCAAAAATTCATCCACCTTGCTAATCTGAAGAGAAACAGGCCAGACGCACCAtagaatgatgatgataataatgatgatgatgatgatgatgtttgatgtttggTGGTGCAAGGGCCACttcatggccaaagagtgccagttcgTCTTACTTTAAAGAtatggacaatggttgtgataagCGGCGGTATAAGgaccataaaattcctcgcgctaaagcttgtaaaaacacagaagtaataaaatcatgaccatgccttgaaaggtgtgtggtgttaatggatgacagaagtttgtgataataaaacgATGGTGGGCATGTATGGCATTAACACAAGTGTCTCATTCGTTcatgcccttgcgtccaagggccgtgaggcaagtgctttgttgagtgtagccaccgcagcggagacctctctggagaggttgtgctacggaatgcccgggtatattaTATGAAAAGTGCGAAGTTCTCTTAAAAAAGCTATCAATgatttatgtgtaaaaagtggttccctaccgacaaacattgccgGATAGAGTGGTATCTATTGTCGGTAGGGCAACAGAAAGTGTTGTCTTGtcagcgtgtctaattctttacactggattagAATGTGAAGTAGGGTGAGTTCTTCTCCGCACCTATTACACAAAGGGGGATCAGCCCCAGGCAAAAGAAATGAATATGTTGTGTGTAtctcctgttcttaaccttgtaagggTTACTTCTGTCTGgcatgattttgatactggtggccaaagACCAAGTTGTGGCTCGATGACACGTAATTTATTACCCATGTGTGTGTCCGATGTGCCCTGCCAATAGCCCCTGTGCCTtcattttagaaaaggtttcaagtcgagtgcaggaactgctatgaaTGTATTGGAAGTGGTTTTGTTggcagatccagctagctggtccaccagaacgttgccttgaatttcacggTGTTCTGGCACCCagaagactacaacatgctgcttagtTGAGTAGACTGTGCTTAGgagcgaataaagcgagacaagaactggtttttttttgctttttaggagttttcagagcttttagtACGCTGAGGAAATCTGTATACATTATTGCTTTCcgtagttttatttttttaatgtgtttgatggccgcaagtatcgcataagcatCGCAGTTGAAAATGCTTGAATCAGAGTACAGAACgctggcttccgaaaaggatgggccgacggctgcgtacgaaATAGAAGTGTcggactttgaagcatccgtgAAGAATTAGaacatgtgtatttctgttgtagttctaggaagtatgtctggatATGTGCAGTTGGTTCATGCTTCGTAACcttcaagaaagacacgtcgcaatgtATTGTCTGCCATTGCCATGGTGacaggcatactgcgggagccatcaaagggtgttcaagtggcacaccaatttccttcgctaggcccctcacacggagtgatTAGCGCTGTATCGTAGAAGgccgtttctcaaacacagcagggcttgacatgtcattaattGTGTGATGTGATAGGTGATCATTGTCTTCATTTACATTAAGATAGTATTTAAAAGACGTAACATTTCGGCAGGTGCAGCGACTtatcgttcgattccacgtacaggcttttcatggggctagtgcgaaaagcacccgtagagagacggaagcctagatgatgaacagggtcaagattttaagggcagtaggagACGCACCATAGATAAGAAGGCATGTGCTCTGCAGTGCAGGAAAGCGTGTGAAACCTTTTGGACATGTACGAAGAAGAACAATGGCAAAAGCGTGTAGAATTTTGAGAATTGTTCGGTTAAGACAACTGACTGATATTGCCTGGAATTAAATGTAAAGCGTATATGCCATATCTTCATTTGCTTTAGCTATCATCTGTATTGCTAGAGCTATTCCCATAGACGTGAGCACTGAAGGAGGGGGATGCGGGGTAGGAGGGTGCGCCCTCATAATCAAGTGTAGGAGACGGCAATCATGCCGAATACTTCCATTCAGTCAGACCTTTTACGTTATTTTTTAAATGGACAATGTTATGGCTACGGATACTTTCTTGACGGCAGTGGTGACCAGGTACTGCTGTTGTTGCAATGAAAGAACTGTTTGTTTCCCACATGACTTCGGAAAGCCAGAGACCAAAAGCATAGCTGCACGAGGAGCAAATAATCACTTTTTTGTTCAGCTTTGCATGCTTTGCGCAGATCGTTTTGTTTCGCACTCGAGAAATAGACAGAGGGGGGAGGAGGCTGCGGTAAAACTCCCCTCTCTTGCTTTATTGGAGAACATCGCACACGTTTATGACTTTTCATGTGTTTGCCAGACATGCTGCAGTGATGGTGATTTGGGATCGTGCTTGGAGGCGCTTATGTAGCTGGATGGCTGGGCGTAAAGTGCAATAATCGTCAAGcgaagaatgaaacgtcgagtaaTGTTTGCTGTTACGACACATTATAAACGGACAAAGCTTTAACGCACAAGCACCATCCTAATATTTATCAATCCTTTGTAGAACTGTTGCCTTGAATATGTTGTTTTTAACAACAGTGCAAAAAAGCAAATTATTACTACAAAAAATTACCTATTCGCCGAGTATATACGACTCAAAATATTTTAGGCTAGTGACCCAGTGGTCAGTTTGCTTATTTTTGTGCAGTCCGCAAGTATTTTTTTGTATCCTGATAGTAAAAGTTTGCTGTACCTGTGTATATGTGTGACAGGTTCTGATTATTTGTCCTTTTGATCCTTTGACTTAAAACAGGTTTCACCGACAAGGGTGTGCCTTCTGCTATTCGCCTTCCTGGCAGTGCACTGTAGTACGTACCCGAAATCATCGACGTCATCGACAGCAGATTCAGTCACCTTAGGATCCGGCCGAGGGCTCCCATATCAAAGTTCGGCACGCCGGCATCGCCACGGACGCCGTTTAGACGCTGGACCAGCATTGCTGCCTCGAAGAGCCCATGTTGATTCGAGAGGTAGCACTCCTGTAGTTGCAGATTACGATGCTGAAGGTGAAGACTACCGGCCATACTACGACTACTGGCCCCCAAGTACTGAAAAACGCAAAGACAAAGCACTGGGTGGGTACCACCCTCATCGGCGCCACCACAGGCAAGGTAGGCGACGCTACGACGAATTCGACagcgactactactacgacggtTACGTGGACAAACACGACTACAAGAACGAGTACGACATCGTGTTTCCCCTGCTGATCCTGATTATGGCACCACTGGCGGTGTCTGCTTTTCTGCTTCCGATCATTGCATCCATGATGACCAACACGTTTTTCCTCGTAAATGGGGCGACGTCGGCTGCTATTCAAGGACGTCGCAGGCGGAGTGTGCCTGAGCTGGTGCCATCAGTTGAAGAGCTCAACAAGCTGGAAGAGGTTCTGTTAAAGGCCATCGAGAAGTACACGGGCCTCGGAGGAATTCAGGATAAAAAAGACGTGGCTCAATCGTCGACACACTACCAAGCCATGAAGACCTGAAGAAAACGTGCGTGCTTAGAAAAGGACGACTTGCTGCTGTGCCTTGTGGCCAAGAAACTGGGAATAAGTGGACTCTTGAGGGCCCATTGTTCTTGCCTGTAGATGCGCTGGAATACAAGTGTTAGGGAAGGTATGCTCAGGTCTAAAATATGCTTCGTACTCGATTGCTGTTAAGGTTGTACCGGTATCAGCAACACATGTCGACACTTGAAATAATGTCAAAAAGTCTGACAAGTCCCGCTCGAAGTGCCTAGATATTTCTATTTTCTACAAATATGCAAAGGTTCTTAACAACTGAGTCACGCTGCCAAGCCTGTATTGTTGGCATAAATCCGAAGAAAGTTATCATCATAGCGGCATCATATATATTTAATGCTGCAGGATCAGTGCTTACAATTCGAAGTAGGATAAAATTGTTGCAATAAAAGAAGCCACCTTTGTGTTTCAAGCAAAAAACCAAAACTTGTTTGCGCCGTTACACCGGTCAGTTTCTGCGGCATTTCTGGGCGCAGAGCCTCTATGAACTAAAAGAAGGACTCCTGCAAAATCTCTGTTTAGGTTAACACAACAAAGCGATGATATCATGCGGAAGTGTTTAAAGTAGCTCGTGTTATGCGTTGTGTCAATAAAGCCAGTCATTTCGTGCTACCGAAAACGTCTCATTTTTCAGCTAGTCTAATTACATCCAGAGTGCTGTGAATGACGTAACGtatttgatttctttttctttataagTTGTTATTCCCGATGTGTTTGTAGTACAACAAGTAAATGCGAGGGTTATGGAATTCCTAGCGATACAACAATGAAGAAAACTAGAGATCTTCAGAAAGTCTAGAGGAGTGGGTGGGGCCCGAGCTTACGTCACGCCTATACGGTCGAGTCGCATTATCTGGCATTGGTAACACACCTGGCCCCAAAATGTTGCTCTTACTTTTTACTCGTGGGTCCGGTACAAGCGTAATATATTTAAAACAGGCATACTTGTGTTTCAAATATTACCGACGACTATTAGACTCTCTAATGGAAAATGCATATGTCAAGGTGTGTGGAAAATTCGCTAGTGTTAGCGCGTAAAATTTCACTCCTGAGTGAGCGAGAACATAGCCTCTCGCATAGCTCTAGAACGCGATTGCGAGCGCAAAAAAGTTCTGCCCGTTAAGGGAGCAGCATTCAGTGAAAATTTAATGTCTCTCTGTATGTAGTACCTCATCTATATGGTGCCACACCCATCGCTGTAGCACCGATCAGTCACGAGAAGCTTGTGACAAATTTCCATACTACTGTACTGCAGCTCATTCTGATTATTAATGTTGAGCAGTTATGGTTAGACAGCTGCCCTCAACGAGAGCCGAT
Above is a window of Rhipicephalus microplus isolate Deutch F79 chromosome 1, USDA_Rmic, whole genome shotgun sequence DNA encoding:
- the LOC119178375 gene encoding uncharacterized protein LOC119178375, translating into MRLCRFGLWTVSPTRVCLLLFAFLAVHCSTYPKSSTSSTADSVTLGSGRGLPYQSSARRHRHGRRLDAGPALLPRRAHVDSRGSTPVVADYDAEGEDYRPYYDYWPPSTEKRKDKALGGYHPHRRHHRQGRRRYDEFDSDYYYDGYVDKHDYKNEYDIVFPLLILIMAPLAVSAFLLPIIASMMTNTFFLVNGATSAAIQGRRRRSVPELVPSVEELNKLEEVLLKAIEKYTGLGGIQDKKDVAQSSTHYQAMKT